The genomic window GAATCCAAGCCCATACCCATCAAGAAGATCGCGGAAGAGGAGAGCATCTCTCCGGAGTTCCTCGAACAGATCTTCTTCAAACTGCGCAAGGCGGGCATCATCGATTCGGTGAGGGGACCGGGAGGAGGATTCTTGATCTCGCGACCTCTCGAGAGCATCACCATCAAGGACATCTTCGATGCAGTGGACGAAGGCCTCGGCATCACCCCCTGCACCGAGGAAGAAGGCAAGTCCGGGACCGAGCTCTGTGAGAAAGCCGAACGCTGCCTGCTCTACGAAGTCTGGAAAGAGACCGCCTCCCACCTCCGGCAGTACTTCGCCTCCATCACCCTCAAGGACCTCATCGACAAGGCCAAGAAGGGGATGTACGAGGCCATCGTCGAGGGCCAGGATTTTTCGATCTGAAAATAAAAAGAAGCGCACCCTCTAAGGCGCGCTTCTCCCTCTTTATCACCAGGAGATACTTTTTACATTATCACAATGGTGTCTGTCATGAGATTTCCATGTCGATTATCCACTCCTTCCTTAGTATACATACATCCTTCCTCCCCAAAGGTAGCAGCCCCTATGAAAGGTACTCCCTCCCCGATGCTCTCTCGATATTTCTGATTGATCTCCTGCACACTATCCAACACAGCCCCCACACAGCCACCACAGTAGATAAGAATTCCTCCCCGAGGAGTGCCCTTCCTTCGATGAAAGGAGACAGCTCGCTCATACACGTGTGAGGTCCTGTCTATCAGAGCTGTTTTAAATCCCTCCATAAGGACCACCTCATCCCCTTCTTGAAATTCAGTGAAACAGGAGAGAGCCCGGGACCCTTCAAATACCATGTGGGGATGGGAGAGGAGGTACTGAGGAATTCCTTTAAAATCCCCAATCACCCTTCCTAACGGCCGGAGCGTGGTAGCGCCCAACACGACACCCCCCTTCTCCAGGTACTCGCCAATGGCCCCCCCTGTCCACTCATTATAGACCTCGGCAGCAGGCCTTCCATCGATCTCATAGATCACCCGACCTTCACATCTTGTAACCCTTCCCCTCTTGTCTGAAGGGAAGTACCCCCCAAGAAAGCCACCGTAGATTTCACCCTTCTCATGCTTCATCGCCACAAGAAGGGCCCCGCTCTGGGTTGAGACGTCATTCAAGAACACTCTCCACTTTCCTGACACATCATCATCAGCAGCACTCCCCCCATAGATCGGGACGCCAGTCCCCAGTACATCCTCGACCCCTTCTATCACCCTCTCCTCAAATCCTGGAGTAGCGTGCATAAGGATGAGATCAGGCTTACTCACTTCACTCAACATCCGCTCTACCCCTTCCCGCACCTTCATTCTCGCATCATCTGGTCCGCACTCTACCAAGTATGGCACCACCTTCACCTCATCTCCCTTCTCCCAGAGAAGGGAATGTGCTCCCCGGAGAAAGCCTTCAGGCGTAAAGACCCCCTGAAAAGAGGTACACCCGAAGAGAGGAATACCATACTTCTTGGAGACTTGTGTGAGCTCATCCTGAGACACCTCTACTGTGGTGTAACAGAGTGCTGCCTTCCCCCCTTCCAATGCCTCGGAGGAAGTGAGTGGTACATACTTCATAGAACCCCCCAAAACAGTAATGTTTCTATGACACAGTATAGAACACAGGAGGAAGGAAGTCAAAAAAACTCACATCTTCTCTTTCTTCTCTCTATTCTTTGAGACTGGAAGACGCAATGTATCTGATGTAGACATCCCTCTGCGGATAGGGGATCTCGATCCCATGGGCCTTGAAGGCCTCCCAGATCGCGAAGTTGATCCAGCTTCTGGCAGGGTACTTTTCGTCGACGTTCGAGATCCAGGTGTAGAGAGTGAAGGTAATGCCGGAATCGTCGAACGAGTTGAGATAGACCACCGGCGGCCTGGACTTCACCCTGTAGGGACAGCGTTCCCCCACCTCGATGAGCACCTTCTCCACCAACCGCACGTCGCTCTTGTACGAGACCTGCACAGGGTTCCGCAGGACCACCCTTCGATCGTAGTGCGAGAAGTTGTAGACCGCCTCCTGGACGATCTTGGAGTTGGGGAGGATGATGCTCTCGTTGAAGAGGGTGTTCACCACCGTGGTGAGCATGCGTATCTCGTGTACAGTGCCCTCTATGTCACCCACCAGGATCCGATCCCCCTCTTTGATGGGCCGGGTGGAGATGATGATGAGCCCTGCGAAGAAGTTGGCCACCACCGACTGGAGCCCGAATCCGATTCCAAGGCCGAGCACCCCGAGAAGTACCATCAGCGAGGAAAGGTTGATCCCTATGAACGAGAGCCCTATGAGAGAAGTGAGCACGATCGTGAGGTAACGGGCCAGGTTCACCAGCGTGAATCGCCGCGAGGGGTCCATCCCCTTCACGCGTTGAAGGATGGAGTGCTCGAGCAACCGGCGCACCAGGTTGCCGCTCACCGAAGCTGCATAGAACACGGGGATGAGGAGGATCAGGGTGATGAGCGAAATGCGGGTGTCCCCCGTACTGTAGAGGGGCTCATTGAGTACCTCGTAGATCTTCCCCAAGTACTCACCGAGCCTCGTACCGAAGAGACCGAAGAGGAGGAAGAAGGCGAGCAGTCCGAAGACCACCCGGAGCGACCGCCGAGTCCAGCGGAGGATACGCGTCTTCGTCTCCTCCTTGAAGCTGCTCCTCTGGAGAAGCCCGGCAAAGACGAGGGTGAGTACCCTGTAGAGGAGCACCGCACCAACCAAAGGGAGGAGGAAGGAAAGGACCACGTCTCCTACAGTGAAGGGGAAGTCGAGTCCCCCGATGCTCAGCGGCTTCGAAAGGAACGTGATCAAGGCCTTCCACATCTCGTCCATCAGGTCTCCTCTACGAAGGCGCGCATCCTCTCCTCTTCCCCTTCGGTGATGAGCCCCATGGCCCTGCACACCGGGAGAAACTCGCGGATGTGGGCATAGGCGTGGAGGCGGATGCCGGCCTCTTCCATCTCCTTGTGTCCCCGCGCCCCGCGTTCCAGGAGCACCACGAGGTCTTCAACCACAAGGCCCGCATCCCGGAGTACCGTGGCCGCCTCGATCTTCGATCCTCCCGTGGTGATGAGATCGTCCACCAGAAGGACACGCTCACCGGGACGCCACTCTCCTTCCACCCTGTTGCCCGTTCCGTAGCCTTTGGCGTCGAGCCTCGGATAGATGAGTGGCTTCCCCAGATGGAGCGCGAGCCCCGCGGCGATGGGAAGCCCGGCCGTGGGGATCCCTGCGATACGCTCGAATTCGAGCCTTCGTGCGAGCGAGGCGTAGGCGCTGATCACCTTGGGGAAGAGCTCGGGGAACGAGGGGACACGGCGGAGATCCACATAGAACGGAGACCGCTTCCCCGACTTGAGGACGAAGTCGCCCACCTTGAAGCACCCGGCCTCAACCAGCCCCTTCAGCACCCGCTCCTTCAGCCCCTCACCCATCCGCCCACGACCCGCCGCCTGCGCACCCCGTATCTCCTCCACCACCCCCTTCGCCGCTTCTCCCGGATCCTCGGCCCGGGCGATCCCCCGCGCCACCACCACCAGCACCCCCAACCCCTCCGCATCCATCCCCGCCCGCACCGCATCCCCCGCACTCCCCCCCTGCGCCCCCACCCCCGGGGCGAGGAACCAGACATCCGGGTGCCGTTCACGCAGGAGGGAAAGGGCCTCCGGGTTGTTCCCCGCCACCACGAGCCCCACCTCCCCATCCCACCGCACCGCCTCCTCGGCCACCCTGAGGAAGAGCGGCTCTCCCGTCACCTCCAGTTCCTGGAACCGCCCGGCGGAAGGGTTGCTCGTCCGGCAGAGCACGAACACCCCCTTCCCCTCATAGGCGAGGAACGGACGTGCCGCATCCTCACCCATGTAGGGCGCGAGGGTCACCGCATCCACCCCCAGCCACTCGAAGGCCGCACGCGCGTACGCCTCGGCCGTGGCACCGATGTCGCCACGCTTCACATCCAGCACCACCAGGGCACTGGTCCGCTCGTGGATGAGTTCCACCGTATCCTTGAGCGCCCGCATCCCCTCAGTCCCCCACGCCTCGTAGAAGGCACTGTTCGGCTTGTAGGCCACTGCATAGGGGGCAGTCGCCTCCACGATGCGGCGATTCTCCCTCATGATGGCCTCGTAGGGGTCCTGCGTTCCCTCCGGAAGACGAGGATCGAGCCCCACACAGAGGAGGGATCGTTTTTGCCTTGCCCGCTCGGAAAGTGCCTCGAAAAATCCCACGGACGCGCTCCTTTTCAGTATACTCACAGTGTAATGCTTATAACACGGAGAGCATACCTGGTGCAATGAGGAATCGTTGCAACCCCGCGTTCCGCCTCGTTCCGGCGATGCTTGTGCTCATCGCCCTACTCTCCTGCAGAGGAGGTCCTGCCGTGTCCACACATCCCACACCAGTACACCCGGATCAACACTTCATACAGGTGGGGGAGTTGACCATCTCCTACTTCGACCTCAACCCCACCGCGAAAGGACTCCCCCTCCTCTTCATCCACGGGTACAACGGGAGCGGGTACGAAGCCATCCCCCTTGCCGCCGAGCTCCGTGAACACCGGATCATCGCCCCCGACTGGCCGGGCTCCGGCTACTCCTCCAAACCCACCGACCCCTCGTTCTACCGGGTCTCTTCCTACACCCCACTCTTCATCGAACTCATGGAACGCCTCGACATCCCCCGCTACCTCGTGATAGGCCACTCCCTGGGAGGGAGGCTCGCCTCACATCTGGCCGCCTCGGCACCCGATCGCATCCCCGCCCTCGTGCTCATAGGGCCCTACGGCTTCGCGGTCCAGGACGACAACTTCCTCTTCCTCCTCACGAGACTCGGCCCCCTCGTGGACCTGGGCTTTTCCTTCAACAGCCCTGCGATCGCCCGCACGAGCATCAAGCAGAACGCCTTCACCTCTCCCGAGGCGGTCCCCGAGGACTACCTCGAGTACGTCCTCTCCTCGCTCTTCGAGCAGGGGGGAAACGAAGCCCTCAAACTGGTCACCAAACACCTCATCCACGACGGATACCTCGAGGACGTCCTCCCCAGGATCACGCAGCCGGTGCTCCTCCTGTGGGGACGGGACGATAGGGTGATGCGGATCCACCATGCCCCGGAGTTTACGAGACGCCTCGGCCTCTGCTATTTTTATTCCATACCACATATGGGACACATGCCGCACATGGAAGCGCCCCATACCGTAGCCCGCCATATCGAGGACTTCCTCGAGCGGGTGGTGATCCCTTCCCGGGAAGAGGTGAGCCATGGATCGGGACATGACTGAGACCCTCCTCGAACGAGCGGTAGCCTTGATCAAGGCATCCTCCTACACCGTGGCCTTCACCGGTGCCGGCATCTCACACGAGAGCGGCGTGCCTACGTTCAGAGGCCCCGACGGACTCTGGTCACGTTACGACCCGAGGGTACTGGAGATAGACTTCTTCTTCCGCCATCCGAAGGAGAGCTGGGCGGCCATACGGGAGATGTTCTTCTCGGCGGACCATCCACCGGAGCCCAATCCGGCCCACCTCCTCCTCGCCCGCATGGAGGCACAAGGACTGCTCCATGCGGTGATCACCATGAACATCGACAACCTCCACCACCGGGCCGGATCCCGCAATGTGATAGAATACCACGGCAACACCCGGGAGGCGGTCTGCACCCTCTGCAGGAGGCGGTACACAGCCCGGGAAGTACTCGGGATGGAGGCACCCCCCACCTGTTCGTGCGGCGGTCTCATCAAACCGGACTTCGTCTTCTTCGGCGAGGCGATCCCTGCCGAGGCCTACACCAGAAGCGTGGATGAAGCCCGCAGGGCCCAGTGCCTCCTCGTCGTGGGGACCGCCGGAGTGGTGTATCCCGCTGCATCCATTCCCCACATTGCCGAGCGGGCCGGCGCCCACATCATAGAGATCAACCCGGAACCTTCGTCCTACACCGAGAGCATCACCGAGGTGTACCTCCCCTTGAAGGCGGCCGAGGCTGCCATCCTTCTCGCCCGCCATCTGGAGATCGATCTGGACCTCTAGCGGAGAAGCCGAAGCCCCGCGAGATCGTGAGCGCACGATCCCCAGCGGAGCGCAGGATCGATTCAGTCCGCTCCCACGGAGGAGCGTCCCTCTTCCCCTGTCGTAACACCTCCTTCGGGGGGCTCCGGGTCCTTCGCCGCGGACCGCCTCCGGGTCCTCCTCCACAACCAGGCCCCCATCCCCACCGAACACACCCCCGAGAGGAGGGCCGCCGGGAACCCGAACGACGGATCTCTACCGGACATCGGCCCCCCCAAGGGCAGGAGGCCGTTTTCAAGGAGGACGATGGTCATGTTGTAGGAGAAGTGAAGCACCCCCGAGGAGAGGATGGAGCCGGTGGCCGCATAGACGAGCCCGAGGGCAAGCCCCACCGCGAAGAGGGAGACCACCCCGAGGAAACTCCGGTGGAACAGGGAGAACACACCCGCCGAGATGAGCACCGACGCCCACAGAGGCATCCTTCGCTGGAGGGTGTGCTGGAAGAACCCTCGGAAGAGGAACTCCTCGCAAAAGGCGGGAGTGAGCCCCACGCTCACCGTGACGAGCACCCATTCGAGGGGACTCCCGGCCCGGTAGAGTTCCCTCGAGGCCTCGAACAATTCCTCGAGCCCGGGAAAGAGCAAGAGATTCCACGAGCTCAGGACCGAGGAGAGAGGGACCAGGAGAGGCCCCCAGAGAAAGGCGCCCACGGTCACTCCGAGATCGGCCTTTCCGTTCAGGACGTACTCCCACACATGAGGGGTGTACCATCGACGCACGAGGAGGGAGGCGAGCCCAACGAAGACTCCCCACTCCACTACGAGGGTGAGGACGAGGGAGGGGACCTTCACGGCTCTGTAGAACTCCCTGAGGAGAGAGAGAAAGTCCTCGTCCAGGAGGGAAGGACTCTCCACCCTCTTCCCCACGAGGAAGAGGAAGAGTCCCACCACCTCGCCCACGAGCCCGCCTATCGCCAGGTACAGCCCCCCTGTGAGGAAGACGAGGATGAAGGCCCCCAACACCGGACTCTGCCCGGGACGTTCGAAGGTGCCGATAGGGGGTGCCCCTCTCTCGCTCACACGTCGCCCCCCTCGGGCGGCACGCCTGCCTCAGGTTCTACGACATCGGATGACGGGGCGTTCTTCCGCACCGAGAGATCCACGAAGAGGAGGGCGGTGAAGACAGGAGCGAGGATGTGGGAGCCGATGAGCTGGATCCCTTCCACCACCCAGACGCCCACCCACACCCAGGGGCTGCTGTAGAAGGAGAGCATCCTGGAGACGAGGTCCTCCAGGTTCGTCGGATCAGGTGAGAGGAGGATCCGAGAGAAGAGACTCAGGCTCAAGGGAGACTGTACGAGGAAACTCAGGAGAAGCCCCATGAAGCCCACGAGCAACCAGAAGAGGAGGAGATACCCGAAGACCCTCCACCACGACCCTGAGACGAGCTCGAGACTCCGACGTATACCGGCCCACGCGCCCCTGTCTTCGAAGATCACGGCATACGCCGCGAAGCTCACCGCCACCAAAAACCAGACGAGGAATACGTACCACGCCACCACGAGGAGGACGATGAGCACGGTGATGAGCACACTCCCCACCCTCCCATCGAGCAGAGAGGCGAGGAAACCACCCACGGCCCCCACGACGCCGAGACCGATGAGCGAGAGCAGTACCAACCCGGCCACGACGAGCCACTGGAGGAGGAGGCGTCCCAAGGCTCTGACCACCCCCTCGAGCGCACCCGGGAGGTTTCCCTCACCACGGTGGACGTGATCCCATGCGAGGAATCCCACCACGAGTGTACCCACCCACTGAACGAGCATCAACACCAGCTCCCAGACCCAGAGCCTCCCGAACCGGGCGAGGACCGCCTGCATGAGGTCGAGTCCCCGATTATAGTGTTGGGAGAGCTCCTCGCCCATGAAGACGAGAGTCCTCATGATCCCGGGAAGGACGCTCGCCGTACCCGCCAGGAACACCCCGGTGAAGCCCCAGAGGCATACCCATACCACCAGGAAGGGTCGCCACAACTCGCCTGTCACCCGGAACGTCGTACCGAGCATCTCGCCGAGACCGTACGTACGGACACGTTCTTCCATGGGTCACCTCCTTAAGCCCGTATACAAAGAGCGTAGGGAATCGAAGCGCTACTGTCAAGAAAAAGGGATACCGTTTGACTTTACCCCCCCGGTATCCAATACTGAATAGAAGGAGGAACCATGTCGCTGAGGATCGGATTCATCTCGTTCAGGATCTCAGGCACCGACGGGGTCTCACTCGAGACGAAAAAGTGGGCCGACGTGCTCACCCGCATGGGATTCGAGTGCTTCTTCATGGCGGGTCAGCTCGACACCCCCCCCGACCGCTCGTACGAAGTCCCCGAGGCACACTTCCAGACCCCCGATGCGAAGATGCTCTACTACCGGTGTTTCTACCAGCCGGTGAGAGATCCGGAGACCAGCCGGATAATCCACGAGAGGAGGGAAAGGCTCAAGGATCACCTCTACGAGTTCGTACGGAGGTTCTCCCTCGACCTCCTCATCCCCGAGAACGTGCTCGCCATACCCCTCAACATCCCCCTCGCCCTCGCCCTCACGGAGTTCATCGCCGAGACGGGGTTCAAGGTGCTCGCCCACCACCACGACTTCTACTGGGAACGCAAGCGGTTCCTCACCAACTGCGTGTGGGACTACATCAACTGGGCCTATCCCCCCCACCTCCCGAGCGTCCACCACGTGGTCATCAACAGCTCGGCCCAAAACCAGCTCGCCCTCCGCACCGGCATCTCCTCCACCCTCATCCCCAACGTGATGGAGTTCGAAGCCCCTCCCCCGCCTCTCGATGAGTGGGCGCAGGACGTGCGGGAGGCCCTTGGCATACGCGAGGACGAGCTCTTCATCCTCCAGCCCACGCGGGTGGTGCAGCGCAAGGGGATCGAGCACGCGATAGAGTTCACCGCCCGGCTCGGCCTGCCTGCAAAACTTGTGATCTCCCACGCCTCAGGGGACGAAGGCCACGAGTACGAACAGCGGGTGAGGGAATATGCCCAGCTCCTGGGCGTGAACGCGCTCTTCGTGAGCGACATCATAGGGGAGGAGCGCGGCTACACCCCCGACGGCAGGAAGATCTACTCACTCTACGACGTCTATCCCCACGCGGATCTGGTCACCTATCCTTCCATCTACGAGGGTTTCGGCAACGCCTTCCTCGAGGCCATCTACTTTAAAAAACCCATCCTCGTAAATAACTACTCAGTCTACAGTCACGACATACGGCCCAAGGGGTTCAAGTGCCTCGAGATGGACGAGTTCATCACCACCGACCTCATCGACACCGCTCGGGCACTGCTCAAGAGGCCCGACGTGATACAGGAATGGGTGGAGCACAACTACGAACTCGCGCGTCAGTACTACTCCTACAGCGTGCTCAAGACTAAGCTCATCTCGATCCTGGTGAGCCACTTCGGGTACAGCAACATCAGTCCCTGTCCCGATAGGGTGTGAGCCAGAGGACCTCGTAGCCGCCGAGCGAGATGGAGAAGCGGTCCTCGTCCTCTCGGTAGGGGACGAGGGTATCCCCGCTTGTGAGCTCGGTGAACAGGTGCACCTCCGGTGAGCTCGCAAATATCGACGAAGGGAAGACGCACTCCTGCTCGACGTGGCTCACATTGATGAGGCAAAGCACCTCCTCTGTTGCGTCATGGCTCCTCCTCATGAGGGCAAGCACGGTTTCGGGGGCATCCAGCACCTCCTGCGTCCCCCTGGGATCAAAGGCGCGACTCTTCCGTCGGGCGGCGAGCATATCGAGGTAGCCTTTGAAGACCATGCTCCTGAGGCTCTCGGGATCCTCGAGCTCGCGGAGTATCTCATCGTAGGAACACTTCTGTCGGTTGATGGTGCGGTTCATCCCGGTCTTCTCCACACCCTCACGCCAATTCTCCGACCCCAGGAGGCTGTGGACATAGATACCGGGCATCCCCACCAGGGAGAGCATCACGGCCTGACTCGCGAGGAACTTCCGGGCCCTGGTGGGGCGGTCGAGATGTGCCTCGCTTATGGCGCTCAGGTAGTTGATGTTGAGCTCGTAGGGCACCTCGCCCTCGGGTGTGCTCTTGTAGGAGATGAGGCCGCCTCTATCCTTCACCGCCTCGATCATCGAGTCGATGTGCTCGTCAGGGAGTATCCCCCGGGCGGGGAGCACCCCTATGCCGTCGTGCGAGGCGAGGAAGTTGAAGTAGCTCACCTTTCCGCCGTAGGTGTCGATGGTGCGGGCCCACTCCCTGAGGTAGGAGACATCCTTCCTGAGAAAGGCATCCAGGACGAGGGGAGGGAGGGCGAACTGATACACGAGATGGGCCTCGTCCATGTCCCCGAAGTAGGAGATGTTCTCCTCGTGGGGGACATTGGTCTCGGTGATGATGAGGACCCAGGGGCACACCTCCTCACAGATCGCCCTGAAGAGCTTCACCACGGCGTGGGTCTTGGGGTGGTGGATACAGGGGGTGCCGAGCTCCTTCCAGAGATAGGCGATAGCATCCAGGCGGATGATCTGGGCACCCTGAGAGACATAGAAGAGGAAGATGTCGATCATCTCGAGGAGGACCCGCGGGTTCGCATAGTTGAGGTCGACCTGATCCCGGCTGAAGGTGGTCCACACCAGTACCGGCCCCTTCGGACTCTCGAACTCGTGAACAAGGGGAAGGGCACGGGGTCTGAAGACCCCTGAGAGATCGGTGCCGGGCTCCACGGTGATGAAGAAGTCCTCGTACGCAGGATCGCCCTGGAGGAAGCGCCTGAACCACTCGCTCTTGGCAGAACAGTGGTTGAGTACGAGGTCCACCATGAGCCGGAACTCTCCGCTTATGCGGCGAACCTCCTCCCAGGTACCCCACTCGGGGTTCACCGTGCGGTAGTCGATCACCGAAAATCCGTCGTCCGAGGAATAGTGGAAGAAGGGGAGGATGTGGACTCCCTTCATCGTGCCGGAGAGGTACTCTCGAAGGAACTCTCCGAGGGTAGCGAGGGGGGCTTCCCCTTCTCTTCTGAACTGATCGCCATACGTGATGAGGACTGCATCGGTGTGATCGAGCGGAAGGCGGCCGGAGACATACTCCTCGTCAGGAGCGGGAAGACGGCTCCTCCACCTCTCGAGAAGGGCGCGAAGGTGCTCATAGGTGTCACGTCCCGTGTCAGGTCCATAGATGAACGAGAGGAGCTCTCTCATGCGATCGACAGGTTCCATAGATCCTCCTCATGCGCTTCTCTAATAAGAGACTTCTCTAATAAGAGACTATAGTAGGGTGAAACAGGTATCGCAAGTCGAACGGAATATGAAAATCTTCAATCTTTATAGATAAATGATTATTCATATACCCCTTTCTGCACTCTCACCTTCGTGATACAGGTTCGGGAGAGCCCTTCACGAGTGTCGATCTGGGAATAACGATGGCTTCTTGGATGTCTTTCTTGACAGACGCGGCCCAAAAAGGAGAGTATAGAGTATAAGAGTATACGAGAAAAGGAGCCGCTATGGCCACTGTGCAGAACATTTCACACGACGGTGTGGTGGTCGCTCGCGAAGAGAACCGCGTCCGCATCGTCATGCAACGCTCCACCCTCTGTTCCCACTGTGCGGCACGAGGCGCCTGCACCCTGGGAGATTCGCAGGAGCAGGAACTCCTCGTCACGACGGAGGAGCCGGTGGAGCCCGGCGAGCGGGTCCGCCTGGTCATAGAGGAGCGTCTGGGCTGGAAGGCCGTCCTTCTGGGCCTCGCCCTCCCTGCCCTCCTCCTTTTGGGAGGGATCTTCGTGTCCTTGGCTCTGGGGGCAACCGAGGTGGTCTCCGCGCTTGTGGGACTGGGGACCGTGGCTCTCTACTACGGGAGCCTCGCCCTCTTCCGCAGGAACCTCGAGCGAAGTTTCAGCGTGAGGGTGGAACGCATCTCTCATACCACACGATGAGGAGCATGCCGTGAGTATCATCGTCGCTTCTGTCGCCACGCTCGTGGTGATGGCCGCTGTGTTCGCACTGATCCTCTACTGGGCCTCACGGAGGTTCGCCGTGGAGGAGGACCCGCGCGTGGCTGCGGTGACCGAGCTGCTTCCGGGCATCAACTGCGGGGCCTGCGGTTTCCCCGGGTGTGCAGGCCTTGCCCAGGCCCTCGTGGAAGGCGCCGACCGGGGAGACACCTCGGGGCTCTTCTGCCCCCCCGGTGGAGAGGAGACCATGACGCGCATCGGCGCCTTCCTGGGCGTGGAGCTCGGAGGAAAGGATATCCCGGTGGCGGTGTTGCGCTGTGGGGGCTCATGCGAGGCGGCCCCTCCCAAGTTCATCTACGAGGGGACACGTACCTGCAGGATCGCCCACATGGCGTCCATGGGCGAAGGAGGCTGTCCGTACGGCTGCCTCCACTACGGGGACTGTGCAGAGGCGTGTCCCTTCGATGCCATCAGCATGGATCCCGTCACCGGCCTTCCGGTGGTGGACGAGGAGAAGTGTACGGCCTGCGGCGTGTGTGTGGAGGTGTGCCCCCGAAACCTCTTCGAGCTCACGCCGAGAGGCAAGCGTGGAAGACGGGTCTGGATCAACTGCCGGAACACGGAGAAGGGAGCCCTCGCACGGAAGAACTGTGCGGTCGCCTGCATCGGGTGCGGGAAGTGTGTGAAGGTGTGCGAGACGGTGACCCAGGCGATCACGCTCGAGCACAACCTCGCCTACATCGACCCCGTGAAGTGCATCGCCTGCGGAAAGTGTGTGGCCGAATGTCCTACAGGGGCCATCGCCGCCACCTTCACCCCGCCGGCGCTCAAGAAGAAACAGGAGGCCCTCCAGGACTCCTAGCACAATGCGCGGAAAGCGGGTGCACAGGGGTGCACCCACAACCTCTGGTCAAAGGGAGCTGCCGTGAAGTACGCAACGTTTCCGAAAGGGGGGATCCACCCCCATGAACACAAACAGACGGCCCACCTTCCCATCGAACACCTCCCCTTGCCCGAGCAGGTGGTGATCCCCCTGGGGCAGCACCTGGGCGCCCCGGCCCATCCTCTGGTGAAACGGGGTGACCGGGTAAAGGTCGGCACCCGCATCGGGGAGGCACAGGGCTTCATCTCGGCGCACGTACACTCGAGCGTCTCCGGGAAGGTGCTGAAGGTGGACGAGATCACCGACCTGAGCGGTTATCGGAGGCCTGCGGTCTTCATCCAGGTGGAAGGCGACGAGTGGGAAGAAGGGATCGACAGGTCGCCCGAGCTCGTGACCACCTGTGACCTCTCCCCGCAGGAGATCATCGAGCGTATCAAGGACGCCGGCATCGTGGGGATGGGAGGTGCGGGCTTCCCCACCCACGTGAAGCTCTCGATCCCCCCGGGGAAGGCGATCGATACCCTCATCATCAACGGGGTGGAGTGCGAACCCTACCTCACCGCCGACCACAGGCTCATGCTCGAGAAGACCGACGAGATCCTCGTGGGCATCGCGATCATCCGAAGAGCCCTGGGAGAACCGAGGGTCTTCATCGGGATAGAGGCCAACAAGCCGGATGCCATCAGGGTGATGAAGGAACGTGTAAAGGAGTGGGAGGGCCTGGAGGTCCGGCCCCTCAAGGTGAAGTATCCGCAGGGCGCCGAAAAGCAGCTGATCAAGGCACTCACCGGGAGGGAGGTGCCCTCCGGGAAGCTTCCCCTGGATGTGGGGTGCGTGGTGAGCAACGTAGGAACGGCCCACGCCGTATACCGGGCTGTCCAGAAGCAGATGCCGCTCGTGGAACGTGTGGTCACGGTGACCGGGAACGACATTTCCCGGCCGGGCAACT from Spirochaeta thermophila DSM 6192 includes these protein-coding regions:
- a CDS encoding CPBP family intramembrane glutamic endopeptidase, producing the protein MSERGAPPIGTFERPGQSPVLGAFILVFLTGGLYLAIGGLVGEVVGLFLFLVGKRVESPSLLDEDFLSLLREFYRAVKVPSLVLTLVVEWGVFVGLASLLVRRWYTPHVWEYVLNGKADLGVTVGAFLWGPLLVPLSSVLSSWNLLLFPGLEELFEASRELYRAGSPLEWVLVTVSVGLTPAFCEEFLFRGFFQHTLQRRMPLWASVLISAGVFSLFHRSFLGVVSLFAVGLALGLVYAATGSILSSGVLHFSYNMTIVLLENGLLPLGGPMSGRDPSFGFPAALLSGVCSVGMGAWLWRRTRRRSAAKDPEPPEGGVTTGEEGRSSVGAD
- a CDS encoding glycosyltransferase family 4 protein, whose amino-acid sequence is MSLRIGFISFRISGTDGVSLETKKWADVLTRMGFECFFMAGQLDTPPDRSYEVPEAHFQTPDAKMLYYRCFYQPVRDPETSRIIHERRERLKDHLYEFVRRFSLDLLIPENVLAIPLNIPLALALTEFIAETGFKVLAHHHDFYWERKRFLTNCVWDYINWAYPPHLPSVHHVVINSSAQNQLALRTGISSTLIPNVMEFEAPPPPLDEWAQDVREALGIREDELFILQPTRVVQRKGIEHAIEFTARLGLPAKLVISHASGDEGHEYEQRVREYAQLLGVNALFVSDIIGEERGYTPDGRKIYSLYDVYPHADLVTYPSIYEGFGNAFLEAIYFKKPILVNNYSVYSHDIRPKGFKCLEMDEFITTDLIDTARALLKRPDVIQEWVEHNYELARQYYSYSVLKTKLISILVSHFGYSNISPCPDRV
- a CDS encoding sugar phosphorylase; protein product: MEPVDRMRELLSFIYGPDTGRDTYEHLRALLERWRSRLPAPDEEYVSGRLPLDHTDAVLITYGDQFRREGEAPLATLGEFLREYLSGTMKGVHILPFFHYSSDDGFSVIDYRTVNPEWGTWEEVRRISGEFRLMVDLVLNHCSAKSEWFRRFLQGDPAYEDFFITVEPGTDLSGVFRPRALPLVHEFESPKGPVLVWTTFSRDQVDLNYANPRVLLEMIDIFLFYVSQGAQIIRLDAIAYLWKELGTPCIHHPKTHAVVKLFRAICEEVCPWVLIITETNVPHEENISYFGDMDEAHLVYQFALPPLVLDAFLRKDVSYLREWARTIDTYGGKVSYFNFLASHDGIGVLPARGILPDEHIDSMIEAVKDRGGLISYKSTPEGEVPYELNINYLSAISEAHLDRPTRARKFLASQAVMLSLVGMPGIYVHSLLGSENWREGVEKTGMNRTINRQKCSYDEILRELEDPESLRSMVFKGYLDMLAARRKSRAFDPRGTQEVLDAPETVLALMRRSHDATEEVLCLINVSHVEQECVFPSSIFASSPEVHLFTELTSGDTLVPYREDEDRFSISLGGYEVLWLTPYRDRD
- a CDS encoding SoxR reducing system RseC family protein; the protein is MATVQNISHDGVVVAREENRVRIVMQRSTLCSHCAARGACTLGDSQEQELLVTTEEPVEPGERVRLVIEERLGWKAVLLGLALPALLLLGGIFVSLALGATEVVSALVGLGTVALYYGSLALFRRNLERSFSVRVERISHTTR
- a CDS encoding RnfABCDGE type electron transport complex subunit B, with product MSIIVASVATLVVMAAVFALILYWASRRFAVEEDPRVAAVTELLPGINCGACGFPGCAGLAQALVEGADRGDTSGLFCPPGGEETMTRIGAFLGVELGGKDIPVAVLRCGGSCEAAPPKFIYEGTRTCRIAHMASMGEGGCPYGCLHYGDCAEACPFDAISMDPVTGLPVVDEEKCTACGVCVEVCPRNLFELTPRGKRGRRVWINCRNTEKGALARKNCAVACIGCGKCVKVCETVTQAITLEHNLAYIDPVKCIACGKCVAECPTGAIAATFTPPALKKKQEALQDS